One Coccinella septempunctata chromosome X, icCocSept1.1, whole genome shotgun sequence genomic window carries:
- the LOC123321607 gene encoding fibroblast growth factor receptor homolog 1-like isoform X2 — MLRHLIWALFAFKVITLVTTTNSSETESPTMANDSQESPPTFVNPKRMQRILVKPAGNTVSFKCRVNGNPAPNITWLKDGKPPSRTLGNLKYGQFHRSLTLEDLVTQDAGKYTCKACNKLGCINFTYDLDVVERLPLKPYIEIDYPKNITGVVNTTVNFTCPIIADLEPYIQWIAIRDNSTVNQTHMNVDGEDIYGVVVQKTGDTPRADVLILPNITFEDEGWYACVAANSLGSTSSLGYLHVIEPPVLPMLNPFIILMISVFAVIFIIGSIVLYCTYKNQQMRKQMAFESARAAAVTQWTKKVIIQRMQNNIDNISEPLLMPVVKIEKQKSENNNSGDGLMEYELPMDSDWEIPRELLTLGKSLGEGAFGKVVKAEAQGLLKPGIHCVVAVKMLKEGHTDNEMMDLVSEMEMMKMIGKHINIINLLGCCTQNGPLYVIVEFAPHGNLRDFLRQHRPSSGYEPAIGMIEKEKKTLTQKDLVSFAYQVAKGMEYLASRRCIHRDLAARNVLVSDDYILKIADFGLARDIHCNDYYRKTTDGRLPVKWMAPEALFHRVYTTKSDVWSYGILLWEIMTLGGTPYPSVPSVEKLFQLLRNGHRMEKPPCCSLEIYLLMRECWSYHPNERPTFSELVDDLDRILTFTANEEYLDLGLPQLDTPPSSQESSCDEEESSPFTS; from the exons ATGCTGAGACACCTAATTTGGGCCCTTTTCGCCTTCAAGGTGATAACCTTGGTCACCACCACGAACTCTTCGGAAACCGAATCGCCTACCATGGCGAACGATAGCCAGGAATCGCCACCGACTTTCGTCAACCCGAAGAGGATGCAGAGGATCTTGGTGAAACCGGCCGGAAACACTGTCAGCTTCAAATGCAGGGTGAACGGAAATCCCGCCCCTAATATAACCTGGCTCAAGGACGGCAAACCGCCAAGCAGGACCCTTGGCAATTTGAAGTACGGACAATTTCACCGATCCTTGACTCTGGAAGACTTAGTTACCCAGGACGCCGGAAAGTATACTTGTAAAGCTTGCAACAAACTGGGATGCATCAATTTCACTTATGATCTCGACGTCGTAG AACGTCTGCCTCTGAAGCCGTACATAGAAATAGATTATCCAAAAAACATAACAGGAGTTGTGAACACCACTGTTAACTTCACGTGTCCAATAATAGCAGATCTTGAGCCGTACATTCAGTGGATTGCAATCAGAGATAACAGTACAGTAAATCAGACGCATATGAATGTTGATGGCGAGGACATTTATGGCGTCGTTGTACAG aaaactggagacaCTCCCAGGGCCGACGTTCTTATACTACCAAATATTACCTTCGAGGATGAAGGGTGGTACGCATGCGTGGCAGCTAATAGCTTGGGTTCTACTTCGTCGCTTGGATATCTTCACGTCATAGAAC CTCCTGTACTTCCCATGCTGAATCCATTCATCATCCTCATGATATCTGTTTTCGCAGTCATTTTTATAATAGGTTCTATAGTTCTCTACTGCACTTATAAGAATCA ACAGATGAGGAAACAGATGGCATTCGAATCTGCTAGGGCCGCGGCTGTTACGCAATGGACGAAGAAAGTCATTATCCAAAGGATGCAAAATAACATCGACAATATTTCGGAACCATTG CTCATGCCAGTAGTGAAAATCGAGAAACAAAAATCTGAAAACAACAACTCAGGGGATGGTTTGATGGAATACGAACTACCAATGGATTCTGATTGGGAAATACCAAGGGAATTATTGACCTTAGGAAAAAGTCTAGGCGAAGGTGCTTTTGGCAAAGTTGTGAAAGCTGAAGCGCAGGGTCTACTGAAGCCTGGTATTCACTGTGTAGTCGCCGTCAAAATGCTCAAAG AGGGACATACAGATAATGAGATGATGGACCTGGTGTCAGAAATGGAAATGATGAAGATGATTGGAAAACACATAAACATCATTAATCTCCTGGGATGTTGTACACAAAATGGACCCCTCTATGTCATTGTCGAGTTCGCCCCTCATGGTAACCTCCGAGATTTCCTCAGACAGCATCGACCATCCTCTGGATACGAGCCAGCAATTGGAATGATTGAGAAAGAGAAGAAAACACTTACTCAGAAGGATCTGGTATCTTTTGCCTATCAGGTTGCAAAAGGGATGGAATACCTTGCCTCTCGAAGA TGCATACACAGGGATCTCGCTGCGAGGAACGTGTTGGTCAGCGATGAttacatcttgaaaatagcCGATTTTGGTCTGGCCAGAGATATACATTGCAACGATTACTATAGGAAAACAACAGATGGTAGACTTCCAGTTAAATGGATGGCACCAGAGGCACTCTTCCATAGAGTCTATACGACTAAATCTGACGTTTGGTCCTATGGTATTCTGCTCTGGGAGATAATGACTCTTGGAG GAACGCCGTACCCTTCTGTCCCAAGCGTGGAAAAACTATTCCAGCTACTGAGGAACGGTCACAGAATGGAGAAACCACCCTGTTGCTCTCTTGAAATTTATCTTCTGATGAGAGAATGCTGGAGCTATCACCCAAATGAGAGACCGACCTTTTCTGAACTAGTCGATGacttggatcgaattttgacaTTTACAGCTAATGAGGAGTATCTCGACCTAGGGTTACCACAGCTAGATACCCCTCCATCTAGTCAAGAATCTAGTTGTGATGAGGAAGAAAGCAGCCCTTTCACTTCCTAA
- the LOC123321607 gene encoding fibroblast growth factor receptor homolog 1-like isoform X3: MLRHLIWALFAFKVITLVTTTNSSETESPTMANDSQESPPTFVNPKRMQRILVKPAGNTVSFKCRVNGNPAPNITWLKDGKPPSRTLGNLKYGQFHRSLTLEDLVTQDAGKYTCKACNKLGCINFTYDLDVVERLNSKPVLLDPIENTTAVIGSDAELKCEFLSDLNDFLQWFRVLDDNTTKLLQKTGDTPRADVLILPNITFEDEGWYACVAANSLGSTSSLGYLHVIEPPVLPMLNPFIILMISVFAVIFIIGSIVLYCTYKNHRQMRKQMAFESARAAAVTQWTKKVIIQRMQNNIDNISEPLLMPVVKIEKQKSENNNSGDGLMEYELPMDSDWEIPRELLTLGKSLGEGAFGKVVKAEAQGLLKPGIHCVVAVKMLKEGHTDNEMMDLVSEMEMMKMIGKHINIINLLGCCTQNGPLYVIVEFAPHGNLRDFLRQHRPSSGYEPAIGMIEKEKKTLTQKDLVSFAYQVAKGMEYLASRRCIHRDLAARNVLVSDDYILKIADFGLARDIHCNDYYRKTTDGRLPVKWMAPEALFHRVYTTKSDVWSYGILLWEIMTLGGTPYPSVPSVEKLFQLLRNGHRMEKPPCCSLEIYLLMRECWSYHPNERPTFSELVDDLDRILTFTANEEYLDLGLPQLDTPPSSQESSCDEEESSPFTS, from the exons ATGCTGAGACACCTAATTTGGGCCCTTTTCGCCTTCAAGGTGATAACCTTGGTCACCACCACGAACTCTTCGGAAACCGAATCGCCTACCATGGCGAACGATAGCCAGGAATCGCCACCGACTTTCGTCAACCCGAAGAGGATGCAGAGGATCTTGGTGAAACCGGCCGGAAACACTGTCAGCTTCAAATGCAGGGTGAACGGAAATCCCGCCCCTAATATAACCTGGCTCAAGGACGGCAAACCGCCAAGCAGGACCCTTGGCAATTTGAAGTACGGACAATTTCACCGATCCTTGACTCTGGAAGACTTAGTTACCCAGGACGCCGGAAAGTATACTTGTAAAGCTTGCAACAAACTGGGATGCATCAATTTCACTTATGATCTCGACGTCGTAG AACGACTGAATTCAAAGCCTGTGTTATTAGACCCTATTGAAAATACCACAGCTGTTATTGGTTCTGATGCAGAGCTCAAATGTGAATTTTTATCAGATTTGAACGATTTTTTGCAATGGTTCAGGGTGCTAGACGACAATACAACCAAACTCCTCCAG aaaactggagacaCTCCCAGGGCCGACGTTCTTATACTACCAAATATTACCTTCGAGGATGAAGGGTGGTACGCATGCGTGGCAGCTAATAGCTTGGGTTCTACTTCGTCGCTTGGATATCTTCACGTCATAGAAC CTCCTGTACTTCCCATGCTGAATCCATTCATCATCCTCATGATATCTGTTTTCGCAGTCATTTTTATAATAGGTTCTATAGTTCTCTACTGCACTTATAAGAATCA TAGACAGATGAGGAAACAGATGGCATTCGAATCTGCTAGGGCCGCGGCTGTTACGCAATGGACGAAGAAAGTCATTATCCAAAGGATGCAAAATAACATCGACAATATTTCGGAACCATTG CTCATGCCAGTAGTGAAAATCGAGAAACAAAAATCTGAAAACAACAACTCAGGGGATGGTTTGATGGAATACGAACTACCAATGGATTCTGATTGGGAAATACCAAGGGAATTATTGACCTTAGGAAAAAGTCTAGGCGAAGGTGCTTTTGGCAAAGTTGTGAAAGCTGAAGCGCAGGGTCTACTGAAGCCTGGTATTCACTGTGTAGTCGCCGTCAAAATGCTCAAAG AGGGACATACAGATAATGAGATGATGGACCTGGTGTCAGAAATGGAAATGATGAAGATGATTGGAAAACACATAAACATCATTAATCTCCTGGGATGTTGTACACAAAATGGACCCCTCTATGTCATTGTCGAGTTCGCCCCTCATGGTAACCTCCGAGATTTCCTCAGACAGCATCGACCATCCTCTGGATACGAGCCAGCAATTGGAATGATTGAGAAAGAGAAGAAAACACTTACTCAGAAGGATCTGGTATCTTTTGCCTATCAGGTTGCAAAAGGGATGGAATACCTTGCCTCTCGAAGA TGCATACACAGGGATCTCGCTGCGAGGAACGTGTTGGTCAGCGATGAttacatcttgaaaatagcCGATTTTGGTCTGGCCAGAGATATACATTGCAACGATTACTATAGGAAAACAACAGATGGTAGACTTCCAGTTAAATGGATGGCACCAGAGGCACTCTTCCATAGAGTCTATACGACTAAATCTGACGTTTGGTCCTATGGTATTCTGCTCTGGGAGATAATGACTCTTGGAG GAACGCCGTACCCTTCTGTCCCAAGCGTGGAAAAACTATTCCAGCTACTGAGGAACGGTCACAGAATGGAGAAACCACCCTGTTGCTCTCTTGAAATTTATCTTCTGATGAGAGAATGCTGGAGCTATCACCCAAATGAGAGACCGACCTTTTCTGAACTAGTCGATGacttggatcgaattttgacaTTTACAGCTAATGAGGAGTATCTCGACCTAGGGTTACCACAGCTAGATACCCCTCCATCTAGTCAAGAATCTAGTTGTGATGAGGAAGAAAGCAGCCCTTTCACTTCCTAA
- the LOC123321607 gene encoding fibroblast growth factor receptor 3-like isoform X1, whose translation MLRHLIWALFAFKVITLVTTTNSSETESPTMANDSQESPPTFVNPKRMQRILVKPAGNTVSFKCRVNGNPAPNITWLKDGKPPSRTLGNLKYGQFHRSLTLEDLVTQDAGKYTCKACNKLGCINFTYDLDVVERLPLKPYIEIDYPKNITGVVNTTVNFTCPIIADLEPYIQWIAIRDNSTVNQTHMNVDGEDIYGVVVQKTGDTPRADVLILPNITFEDEGWYACVAANSLGSTSSLGYLHVIEPPVLPMLNPFIILMISVFAVIFIIGSIVLYCTYKNHRQMRKQMAFESARAAAVTQWTKKVIIQRMQNNIDNISEPLLMPVVKIEKQKSENNNSGDGLMEYELPMDSDWEIPRELLTLGKSLGEGAFGKVVKAEAQGLLKPGIHCVVAVKMLKEGHTDNEMMDLVSEMEMMKMIGKHINIINLLGCCTQNGPLYVIVEFAPHGNLRDFLRQHRPSSGYEPAIGMIEKEKKTLTQKDLVSFAYQVAKGMEYLASRRCIHRDLAARNVLVSDDYILKIADFGLARDIHCNDYYRKTTDGRLPVKWMAPEALFHRVYTTKSDVWSYGILLWEIMTLGGTPYPSVPSVEKLFQLLRNGHRMEKPPCCSLEIYLLMRECWSYHPNERPTFSELVDDLDRILTFTANEEYLDLGLPQLDTPPSSQESSCDEEESSPFTS comes from the exons ATGCTGAGACACCTAATTTGGGCCCTTTTCGCCTTCAAGGTGATAACCTTGGTCACCACCACGAACTCTTCGGAAACCGAATCGCCTACCATGGCGAACGATAGCCAGGAATCGCCACCGACTTTCGTCAACCCGAAGAGGATGCAGAGGATCTTGGTGAAACCGGCCGGAAACACTGTCAGCTTCAAATGCAGGGTGAACGGAAATCCCGCCCCTAATATAACCTGGCTCAAGGACGGCAAACCGCCAAGCAGGACCCTTGGCAATTTGAAGTACGGACAATTTCACCGATCCTTGACTCTGGAAGACTTAGTTACCCAGGACGCCGGAAAGTATACTTGTAAAGCTTGCAACAAACTGGGATGCATCAATTTCACTTATGATCTCGACGTCGTAG AACGTCTGCCTCTGAAGCCGTACATAGAAATAGATTATCCAAAAAACATAACAGGAGTTGTGAACACCACTGTTAACTTCACGTGTCCAATAATAGCAGATCTTGAGCCGTACATTCAGTGGATTGCAATCAGAGATAACAGTACAGTAAATCAGACGCATATGAATGTTGATGGCGAGGACATTTATGGCGTCGTTGTACAG aaaactggagacaCTCCCAGGGCCGACGTTCTTATACTACCAAATATTACCTTCGAGGATGAAGGGTGGTACGCATGCGTGGCAGCTAATAGCTTGGGTTCTACTTCGTCGCTTGGATATCTTCACGTCATAGAAC CTCCTGTACTTCCCATGCTGAATCCATTCATCATCCTCATGATATCTGTTTTCGCAGTCATTTTTATAATAGGTTCTATAGTTCTCTACTGCACTTATAAGAATCA TAGACAGATGAGGAAACAGATGGCATTCGAATCTGCTAGGGCCGCGGCTGTTACGCAATGGACGAAGAAAGTCATTATCCAAAGGATGCAAAATAACATCGACAATATTTCGGAACCATTG CTCATGCCAGTAGTGAAAATCGAGAAACAAAAATCTGAAAACAACAACTCAGGGGATGGTTTGATGGAATACGAACTACCAATGGATTCTGATTGGGAAATACCAAGGGAATTATTGACCTTAGGAAAAAGTCTAGGCGAAGGTGCTTTTGGCAAAGTTGTGAAAGCTGAAGCGCAGGGTCTACTGAAGCCTGGTATTCACTGTGTAGTCGCCGTCAAAATGCTCAAAG AGGGACATACAGATAATGAGATGATGGACCTGGTGTCAGAAATGGAAATGATGAAGATGATTGGAAAACACATAAACATCATTAATCTCCTGGGATGTTGTACACAAAATGGACCCCTCTATGTCATTGTCGAGTTCGCCCCTCATGGTAACCTCCGAGATTTCCTCAGACAGCATCGACCATCCTCTGGATACGAGCCAGCAATTGGAATGATTGAGAAAGAGAAGAAAACACTTACTCAGAAGGATCTGGTATCTTTTGCCTATCAGGTTGCAAAAGGGATGGAATACCTTGCCTCTCGAAGA TGCATACACAGGGATCTCGCTGCGAGGAACGTGTTGGTCAGCGATGAttacatcttgaaaatagcCGATTTTGGTCTGGCCAGAGATATACATTGCAACGATTACTATAGGAAAACAACAGATGGTAGACTTCCAGTTAAATGGATGGCACCAGAGGCACTCTTCCATAGAGTCTATACGACTAAATCTGACGTTTGGTCCTATGGTATTCTGCTCTGGGAGATAATGACTCTTGGAG GAACGCCGTACCCTTCTGTCCCAAGCGTGGAAAAACTATTCCAGCTACTGAGGAACGGTCACAGAATGGAGAAACCACCCTGTTGCTCTCTTGAAATTTATCTTCTGATGAGAGAATGCTGGAGCTATCACCCAAATGAGAGACCGACCTTTTCTGAACTAGTCGATGacttggatcgaattttgacaTTTACAGCTAATGAGGAGTATCTCGACCTAGGGTTACCACAGCTAGATACCCCTCCATCTAGTCAAGAATCTAGTTGTGATGAGGAAGAAAGCAGCCCTTTCACTTCCTAA